From Chryseobacterium shandongense, the proteins below share one genomic window:
- a CDS encoding pirin family protein produces the protein MKTVYHKADTRGHANHGWLDSYHTFSFANYQNNERTHFGVLRVLNDDIVTQGMGFGTHPHRDMEIISIPLEGDLEHKDSMGTTAVIQKGEIQVMSAGTGVMHSEYNKNKDQAVKFLQIWVFPKETGVEPRYDQKSIKEGEKINGFQQILSPDKNDDGVWIHQDAWFNLANFTKGNGKNYMLHKKGNGVYAFVLKGSAKIGDRILNERDGLGIWDTQSFNLEAVEDTEILLMEVPMELPGYLK, from the coding sequence ATGAAAACAGTTTACCATAAAGCAGATACAAGAGGTCATGCCAATCATGGCTGGTTAGATAGCTATCATACATTCAGCTTTGCCAATTATCAGAATAATGAAAGAACACATTTCGGAGTTCTCAGAGTTTTGAATGACGATATCGTCACCCAGGGAATGGGTTTCGGGACACATCCGCACAGAGATATGGAAATCATTTCAATTCCGCTGGAAGGAGATCTTGAACATAAAGATTCAATGGGAACAACTGCTGTCATTCAAAAAGGAGAAATCCAGGTAATGAGTGCCGGAACGGGCGTAATGCATAGTGAATACAACAAAAATAAAGATCAGGCGGTAAAATTTTTACAGATCTGGGTCTTCCCGAAAGAAACCGGTGTTGAACCTAGATATGATCAGAAAAGCATTAAAGAAGGAGAAAAAATCAACGGTTTCCAGCAGATTCTTTCTCCGGATAAAAATGATGACGGAGTTTGGATTCATCAGGATGCATGGTTTAATTTAGCCAATTTCACCAAAGGAAACGGTAAGAATTATATGCTTCATAAAAAAGGAAACGGAGTTTATGCTTTTGTGTTAAAAGGAAGTGCAAAAATTGGCGACCGGATCTTAAATGAAAGAGACGGACTTGGAATCTGGGACACTCAAAGTTTCAATCTTGAAGCAGTAGAAGACACAGAAATCCTTTTAATGGAAGTTCCGATGGAATTACCGGGATATTTAAAATAA
- a CDS encoding NADPH-dependent FMN reductase codes for MKILAIAGSNSETSINKLLVTYTASLIHNAEVEIVDMNEFEMPIYKHQREVESGVPQEAKNFAAKIDAADILIISLSEHNGTYSSAFKNVFDWTSRIKDRAVWNEKPMLLMATAPGARGGLGVLEAAAKRFPLHGGNIVDTFTLPFFNDNFDKSAQKISNEEKDNELKEKVAKLSAVEIILEK; via the coding sequence ATGAAAATTTTAGCAATAGCAGGAAGCAATTCCGAAACATCCATCAATAAACTTTTAGTGACTTATACGGCTTCACTTATTCATAATGCAGAAGTGGAAATTGTAGACATGAACGAATTCGAAATGCCGATTTACAAGCATCAGCGCGAAGTGGAAAGTGGAGTTCCGCAAGAAGCAAAAAATTTCGCAGCAAAAATCGATGCGGCAGATATTCTTATCATTTCTTTATCCGAGCATAACGGAACCTATTCCTCGGCGTTTAAAAATGTCTTCGACTGGACTTCCAGAATCAAAGACAGAGCAGTATGGAATGAAAAGCCCATGCTGTTAATGGCTACAGCTCCGGGAGCCAGAGGCGGATTAGGAGTTTTAGAAGCAGCTGCTAAACGTTTCCCGCTCCATGGCGGAAATATTGTCGATACTTTTACCCTTCCTTTCTTTAATGACAATTTCGACAAGTCGGCTCAGAAAATTTCTAATGAAGAGAAAGATAATGAATTGAAGGAGAAAGTAGCAAAACTTTCGGCAGTAGAAATTATCCTTGAAAAATAG
- a CDS encoding glycoside hydrolase family 97 protein, which produces MKKITVGALLFSTMFVGINAQSLKSPDGKFEMNFQLKQGIPYYNLKYNGNVVVEDSKLGLRLFKDTAIKFASEIAKPEDAKFDLNNGFTKREEKRDSKNETWQPVLGEKKSYINHYNELALTLHQDATDRNIVVKFRLFNDGLGFRYEFPQQKNLNYFVIREEDSEIDFPTDMKAWWIAADYDSQEYQPQTTKISEIPARWPNSYDSNASQQMVPNAVQSPLMLKKEGKDPLYVNVGEAAVLNYPASHLEVDPVNFKFKTHLTPDRQGAKGYIQTSSVSPWRTIIVSPKAEEVLASKMMFNLNEPTKYTDTSYIHPTKYMGVWWEMIIGKSQWAYSTAENVHIGVTDFSKLTPNGKHAANNTKVKEYIDFAAANGFGGLLIEGWNAGWEDWFGHSKEFVFDFITPYPDFDIKMLNEYAHSKGIKLIMHHETSGSATNYERWADKAFKLMNDYGYDAVKTGYVGDIIPRGEHHYSQWTINHFYRIAEKANEYKIMVNSHESVRPGGESRTYPNWISAEAARGTEFEAFAGNNPDHQTILPFTRWMGGPMDYTPGIFQTKLDYYFPGDNRFVKTTLTKQLALYVVMYMPLQMAADLPENYQRHMDAFQFIKDVAADWDDTKILSAEPGDYIVTARKAKGTDNWFVGGITDENKRDFTVDFSFLDKGRKYEATIYEDGKDADYINNPQSYNIYKKQITSKSKINLKMVRSGGFAISIKPL; this is translated from the coding sequence ATGAAGAAAATTACAGTGGGAGCATTATTGTTCTCGACAATGTTTGTTGGTATTAATGCCCAATCCTTAAAATCGCCGGACGGAAAGTTTGAAATGAACTTTCAGCTAAAGCAGGGAATTCCGTATTACAATTTGAAATACAATGGCAATGTAGTGGTGGAAGATTCTAAATTGGGACTGAGATTATTTAAAGATACCGCCATCAAATTCGCTTCGGAGATTGCAAAACCCGAAGATGCCAAATTTGATCTGAACAACGGATTCACAAAAAGAGAAGAAAAAAGAGATTCCAAAAACGAAACGTGGCAGCCTGTTTTAGGAGAAAAGAAAAGTTACATCAACCATTATAATGAATTGGCATTAACGCTTCATCAGGATGCAACTGACAGAAATATCGTGGTTAAATTCAGATTGTTCAATGACGGATTAGGATTTCGGTATGAATTTCCCCAGCAGAAAAACCTAAACTATTTTGTCATCCGTGAAGAAGACTCGGAAATTGATTTTCCAACAGATATGAAAGCATGGTGGATTGCTGCCGATTACGATTCCCAGGAATATCAGCCGCAGACCACAAAAATTTCTGAAATTCCGGCAAGATGGCCGAATTCATACGACAGTAATGCATCACAGCAAATGGTGCCAAATGCAGTTCAGTCACCTTTAATGCTAAAAAAAGAAGGTAAAGATCCTTTATATGTAAATGTTGGGGAAGCTGCCGTTTTAAATTATCCGGCATCTCACCTTGAAGTGGATCCCGTTAATTTTAAATTTAAAACACATTTAACTCCAGACAGACAGGGCGCAAAAGGCTACATCCAGACCTCTTCGGTTTCTCCATGGAGAACAATTATTGTTTCTCCCAAAGCTGAAGAAGTACTCGCTTCCAAGATGATGTTCAACCTGAATGAGCCAACAAAATATACCGATACATCTTATATTCATCCTACAAAATACATGGGCGTTTGGTGGGAAATGATCATTGGAAAATCGCAGTGGGCATATTCTACAGCTGAAAACGTTCACATCGGAGTAACTGATTTTTCCAAATTAACACCCAACGGAAAACATGCTGCTAATAATACAAAAGTAAAAGAATATATTGATTTTGCGGCAGCTAATGGTTTCGGCGGACTTTTGATTGAAGGATGGAATGCTGGATGGGAAGACTGGTTCGGACACTCAAAAGAATTTGTTTTCGATTTCATCACGCCTTATCCCGATTTTGATATCAAAATGTTGAATGAATATGCGCATTCAAAAGGAATTAAGCTGATCATGCACCATGAAACTTCTGGTTCTGCCACGAATTATGAAAGATGGGCAGACAAGGCTTTCAAATTAATGAATGATTATGGTTACGATGCGGTGAAAACCGGCTATGTTGGCGATATCATACCGAGAGGGGAACATCATTATTCCCAATGGACGATCAACCATTTCTACAGAATAGCAGAGAAAGCGAATGAATATAAAATCATGGTAAATTCCCACGAATCTGTAAGACCAGGAGGAGAAAGCAGAACCTATCCGAACTGGATTTCCGCAGAAGCCGCAAGAGGAACGGAATTTGAAGCTTTTGCAGGAAACAATCCTGATCACCAGACGATTCTTCCGTTTACAAGATGGATGGGCGGACCAATGGATTATACACCGGGAATTTTCCAGACAAAACTGGATTACTATTTCCCTGGAGACAATCGTTTTGTAAAAACAACGCTTACAAAACAATTAGCATTGTATGTGGTGATGTATATGCCGCTTCAGATGGCTGCAGATCTACCGGAGAATTATCAGAGACACATGGATGCTTTCCAATTCATCAAAGATGTAGCTGCAGATTGGGATGATACGAAGATTTTATCAGCAGAGCCGGGAGACTACATTGTTACAGCAAGAAAAGCAAAAGGCACAGACAATTGGTTTGTAGGAGGTATTACCGATGAAAACAAACGTGATTTCACAGTAGATTTTTCATTCCTGGACAAAGGAAGAAAATATGAAGCCACAATTTACGAAGACGGAAAAGATGCAGATTATATCAACAATCCGCAGAGCTACAATATCTACAAAAAACAGATTACCAGCAAATCTAAAATTAACCTTAAGATGGTAAGAAGTGGCGGTTTTGCGATTTCAATAAAACCTTTGTAA
- the purM gene encoding phosphoribosylformylglycinamidine cyclo-ligase yields MSNTYKSAGVDKEEGYKTVDKIKKAVGETHNSNVLNHLGSFGAFYEIGGYKNPVLVSGTDGVGTKLKVALDSKKYDSIGVDCFAMCANDILCHGAKPLFFLDYLACGKLDSEIAAEIVLGMVEACKDNNCALIGGETAEMPGMYQPGDYDVAGFCVGIVEKDQIIDGSDIKPGNKIIALPSSGFHSNGFSLVRKVFPDFNEEFEGKPLYETLLVPTRLYYKDIHKVLEEVKVCGIAHITGGGLYENVPRVIPEGLCASIDASKIEIPSIMLELEKRGGVAREEMFGTFNMGVGMILVVDADHAEKVLHLLDDAYEIGEITEGSGKIKLSF; encoded by the coding sequence ATGAGCAACACTTACAAATCCGCAGGAGTAGACAAAGAAGAAGGGTACAAAACCGTTGACAAAATCAAAAAGGCAGTGGGAGAAACCCACAATTCCAATGTACTCAACCATTTGGGAAGCTTTGGCGCTTTCTATGAGATAGGAGGATACAAAAATCCTGTACTTGTTTCTGGTACCGATGGTGTGGGAACAAAACTTAAAGTAGCTTTAGATTCGAAAAAATATGATTCTATCGGGGTAGACTGCTTCGCAATGTGTGCCAACGATATTCTTTGCCACGGTGCAAAACCATTGTTTTTTCTTGACTATCTGGCTTGCGGAAAACTCGATTCCGAAATCGCTGCAGAAATTGTTTTAGGAATGGTAGAAGCCTGTAAAGACAACAACTGTGCATTGATTGGTGGAGAAACTGCCGAGATGCCGGGAATGTACCAGCCGGGAGATTATGATGTTGCAGGATTTTGTGTGGGTATTGTTGAAAAAGACCAGATCATTGACGGATCAGATATAAAACCAGGAAATAAAATCATCGCCCTTCCAAGTTCAGGATTCCACTCAAACGGATTCTCTTTGGTAAGAAAAGTGTTCCCGGATTTCAATGAAGAATTTGAAGGAAAACCTTTGTATGAAACCCTTTTAGTTCCTACAAGATTATATTACAAAGATATTCACAAAGTCCTTGAAGAAGTAAAAGTTTGCGGAATTGCACACATTACCGGAGGCGGATTATATGAAAATGTTCCGAGAGTTATTCCTGAAGGATTATGCGCTTCTATTGATGCTTCAAAAATCGAAATTCCAAGTATCATGCTTGAACTCGAAAAAAGAGGAGGTGTCGCTCGTGAAGAGATGTTCGGAACCTTCAATATGGGAGTAGGAATGATCCTTGTGGTAGATGCGGACCATGCAGAAAAAGTATTACACCTTCTGGATGACGCTTACGAAATCGGAGAAATTACAGAAGGAAGCGGAAAAATCAAATTATCATTTTAA
- a CDS encoding glycoside hydrolase family 13 protein, with amino-acid sequence MKKLYTIFTLTAASIAFSQIQKVEPAFWWKGMKNPELQILVYGKDIAKNEIELSDGVQIKNIQKVENPNYLFVTINTNEINVPKFKISVKNGKKNIGSYNYELKQRNPNSANRESYTSKDVMYLIMPDRFANGDEKNDSSTNLIEKANRNLPNGRHGGDLRGIINNLDYIQNLGATAVWLTPVNEDNEKVYSYHGYAQTDLYKIDERYGTNEEYKELSQKLNQRNMKLVMDYVTNHWGVSHWMIKDLPTKDWIHWFSDGENGFKRSNYKTTTQFDTNASDIDKKIALDGWFDTTMPDINQKNPLVLKYLTQNAIWWIEYAELGGFRVDTYPYNDKEAMAKWAKAITDEYPNFNIVGEAWLYSSAHIAAWQKDSKIGEAANYNSNLPSVMDFTLYSDLPKALKEKEGWDGGMAKLYNVFTSDFLYPNINNLLVFFENHDTERFNEIFNGNPAEYKLAMTLMATVRGIPQLYYGSEVGMRGDKNKGGDADIRRDFPGGWKSDKINAFNPSSQTSEQKEFYQFTQKLLNWRKGMDVIHTGRTKNFVPQNNIFVYFRYNEKESVMVILNNNEAEQTIDVKHFAESLKGFSKGKDVISGREFSVNENFQIPAKSSMVIELK; translated from the coding sequence ATGAAAAAATTATACACCATATTTACTTTAACAGCAGCTTCTATTGCATTTTCACAGATTCAGAAAGTAGAACCCGCATTCTGGTGGAAAGGAATGAAAAATCCTGAACTCCAGATTCTTGTTTATGGAAAAGACATTGCCAAAAACGAAATTGAACTTTCAGACGGAGTTCAGATAAAAAATATACAGAAAGTTGAAAACCCGAACTATCTTTTTGTAACAATCAATACCAATGAAATTAATGTTCCGAAATTTAAGATCAGTGTAAAAAACGGAAAGAAAAACATCGGTTCTTATAACTATGAATTAAAGCAGAGAAATCCAAATTCTGCCAACAGAGAATCTTACACGTCAAAAGATGTCATGTATCTTATTATGCCGGACCGTTTCGCCAACGGCGATGAAAAAAACGATTCCAGTACGAATTTAATAGAAAAAGCAAACAGGAATCTTCCTAACGGTCGCCACGGCGGAGATTTACGCGGAATCATCAATAATTTAGATTATATCCAAAATCTTGGAGCAACCGCAGTATGGCTCACTCCTGTGAATGAAGACAATGAAAAGGTGTATTCTTATCATGGTTATGCTCAAACGGACTTATACAAAATAGATGAACGCTACGGAACAAACGAAGAATACAAAGAGCTTTCCCAAAAATTAAATCAGAGAAATATGAAGCTCGTGATGGATTATGTCACCAATCACTGGGGAGTTTCACACTGGATGATCAAAGATCTGCCTACAAAAGACTGGATCCACTGGTTCAGCGATGGTGAAAACGGATTTAAGCGCTCCAATTACAAGACCACCACGCAGTTTGATACCAATGCTTCAGATATCGATAAAAAAATTGCCCTCGACGGATGGTTCGATACTACAATGCCGGACATCAACCAGAAAAACCCGTTGGTTCTAAAATATCTCACACAAAATGCAATCTGGTGGATAGAATATGCAGAATTGGGAGGTTTCCGTGTAGATACTTATCCTTATAATGACAAAGAAGCGATGGCAAAATGGGCAAAAGCCATTACCGATGAATATCCCAACTTTAATATCGTGGGAGAAGCATGGCTTTATTCCAGTGCGCATATTGCAGCGTGGCAAAAAGATTCAAAAATTGGGGAAGCCGCAAATTACAATTCAAATCTGCCTTCCGTTATGGATTTTACCCTTTATTCCGATCTTCCGAAAGCATTGAAAGAGAAAGAAGGCTGGGATGGAGGAATGGCAAAATTATACAATGTTTTCACCAGTGATTTTCTATATCCGAACATCAATAATCTTTTGGTTTTTTTCGAAAACCATGATACCGAGAGATTTAACGAAATTTTTAACGGAAATCCTGCCGAGTACAAACTGGCAATGACCTTGATGGCAACAGTTCGTGGAATTCCTCAGCTTTACTACGGATCTGAAGTCGGAATGCGCGGTGATAAGAATAAAGGCGGCGACGCAGATATCCGAAGAGATTTTCCGGGCGGCTGGAAATCAGATAAGATCAATGCTTTCAATCCTTCGTCACAGACTTCGGAACAAAAAGAATTTTATCAGTTTACCCAGAAATTGCTTAATTGGAGAAAAGGTATGGATGTTATTCACACCGGAAGAACCAAAAATTTCGTTCCGCAAAATAATATTTTCGTGTATTTCCGATACAATGAAAAAGAAAGCGTAATGGTTATTTTGAATAATAATGAAGCAGAACAGACAATCGATGTAAAACATTTCGCAGAATCTTTGAAGGGTTTCTCAAAAGGAAAAGATGTTATTTCCGGCAGAGAATTTTCAGTAAATGAGAATTTTCAGATCCCGGCAAAGTCGTCGATGGTTATTGAATTAAAATAA
- the purN gene encoding phosphoribosylglycinamide formyltransferase has product MKNLVILVSGSGTNLQRIIDTIDNGEISDARISMVVADRECYGLERAKKHNIENVLIPRGKNFSSELAETIPANTDLIVLAGFLSILKPEFCEKWNGKIINIHPALLPKFGGKGMWGHHVHNAVIEAKEKQSGATVHFVTSGIDEGEAILQKSFEITEDDTPETVAEKVHLIEYEIFPKAINKVLNNIPI; this is encoded by the coding sequence ATGAAAAACTTAGTTATACTCGTTTCAGGTTCAGGAACCAATCTTCAGAGAATCATCGATACCATTGATAATGGAGAAATCAGCGATGCCAGAATATCAATGGTCGTTGCAGACAGAGAATGTTACGGATTGGAAAGAGCAAAAAAACATAACATCGAAAATGTTTTGATTCCGAGAGGGAAAAATTTCAGCAGTGAATTAGCTGAAACCATTCCTGCAAATACAGACTTAATCGTTTTAGCAGGATTTTTATCCATTCTGAAACCCGAGTTTTGTGAAAAATGGAACGGAAAAATAATTAATATTCATCCGGCATTGCTTCCAAAATTCGGAGGAAAAGGAATGTGGGGACACCACGTTCATAACGCCGTGATTGAAGCAAAAGAAAAACAGAGCGGGGCAACCGTACATTTTGTTACCTCAGGAATTGATGAAGGAGAAGCCATTCTTCAGAAATCATTTGAAATTACAGAAGACGATACACCGGAAACTGTTGCGGAAAAAGTTCATTTAATTGAATACGAAATTTTCCCAAAAGCAATAAACAAAGTGTTGAATAATATACCAATTTAG
- a CDS encoding nuclear transport factor 2 family protein, whose product MKKTTIFLTFILFIFSFTAISAQAKYEKEKTEIAAMLDGFNVAAAKADFTTYFNYFAEESTFIGTDATEIWDKKAFMSWAKPYFDKKKTWNFTSLKRNVYFSKDGKLAWFDELLDTQMKICRGSGIVEKIDGQWKVKQYVLSVTVPNDVVDKVVEIKAPIEDMLIQKMKQ is encoded by the coding sequence ATGAAAAAAACAACAATATTCCTTACATTTATTCTATTCATATTCAGCTTTACGGCTATTTCGGCTCAGGCAAAATATGAAAAAGAAAAAACAGAAATCGCAGCCATGCTCGACGGATTCAATGTCGCTGCGGCAAAAGCGGATTTTACCACCTACTTTAATTATTTTGCTGAAGAATCTACCTTTATAGGAACCGATGCTACCGAAATTTGGGATAAAAAAGCCTTTATGAGCTGGGCAAAACCATATTTTGATAAAAAGAAGACCTGGAATTTCACTTCATTAAAAAGAAATGTCTATTTCAGTAAAGATGGGAAATTGGCATGGTTTGATGAATTGCTGGATACCCAGATGAAGATTTGCCGTGGCTCCGGTATTGTGGAAAAAATTGACGGACAGTGGAAAGTAAAACAATACGTTCTTTCTGTAACGGTTCCGAATGACGTGGTAGACAAAGTAGTGGAGATAAAAGCTCCTATCGAAGATATGTTAATTCAAAAAATGAAGCAATAA
- a CDS encoding SusE domain-containing protein, with product MKNIFKFLVFGLIAVMLFSCEKDEDQAVLQTPSVSTLKADKTTLVLIKDNEGQTGITFDWTNPDYGVAVAQKNQLQIAVKGTNFATPKNVDLADGTKKVSYTVAEFNTVLLDAGLAPGVATDIEIRLSSKLGNYDAIRSNVITVKVTPYMTAYPSFYIVGDASAVGWNAGSSQMLYKKDNLSTIYTYLENGKYFRFLGQQDWGPLNYSLDVAGMNAGNRYFKTWSTNLSPSTPENIQFTGASGMYKIVIDADATVKSINVSSSSINNWNPANLYLVGTVNGWNSATAIPMTNLGNGKFEHTIALPAASEFKFLGQQSWGDLDWGNISADGNTGYLGPKGSNGNIKFDGTGGSYKISVDVKLGTYKIQPL from the coding sequence ATGAAAAATATATTTAAATTTTTAGTTTTTGGACTGATTGCAGTTATGCTTTTTTCATGTGAGAAAGATGAGGATCAGGCTGTTTTACAGACACCTTCTGTATCTACACTTAAAGCAGATAAAACCACTTTAGTTTTAATAAAAGATAATGAAGGTCAGACAGGCATTACATTTGACTGGACAAATCCGGATTATGGTGTGGCTGTAGCACAAAAAAACCAGCTCCAGATTGCTGTTAAAGGAACAAATTTTGCAACCCCGAAAAATGTTGATTTAGCAGACGGAACAAAAAAAGTTTCTTATACAGTCGCAGAATTTAATACTGTATTATTAGATGCAGGATTAGCACCAGGTGTTGCTACTGATATAGAAATAAGATTGTCTTCAAAACTGGGAAACTATGACGCTATTAGATCTAACGTGATTACTGTTAAGGTAACTCCTTATATGACTGCATATCCATCGTTCTATATTGTAGGAGATGCATCAGCTGTAGGCTGGAATGCAGGATCATCTCAAATGCTTTATAAAAAAGATAATCTTTCTACTATTTATACATATTTAGAAAATGGTAAATATTTTAGATTCTTGGGACAGCAGGATTGGGGCCCGTTAAACTATAGCTTGGATGTTGCAGGAATGAATGCTGGAAACAGATATTTCAAAACATGGTCTACAAATTTATCGCCTTCAACACCTGAAAATATTCAATTTACCGGAGCTTCAGGAATGTATAAAATAGTGATTGATGCAGATGCTACTGTAAAATCAATCAATGTTTCATCTTCATCTATTAACAATTGGAATCCTGCCAATTTATATCTTGTAGGAACGGTAAACGGATGGAACTCTGCAACTGCTATTCCGATGACAAATCTAGGAAACGGTAAATTTGAGCATACCATAGCTCTTCCTGCTGCTTCAGAATTTAAGTTTTTAGGACAGCAAAGCTGGGGAGATCTTGATTGGGGAAATATTTCTGCTGATGGAAATACCGGCTATCTGGGTCCGAAAGGAAGTAATGGAAATATTAAATTTGACGGTACTGGAGGTAGTTATAAGATTTCTGTGGATGTAAAATTAGGAACTTATAAAATACAGCCATTGTAG
- a CDS encoding RagB/SusD family nutrient uptake outer membrane protein, with translation MKNKYLYKKIIVGSITLGTLFFAGSCTQDLEQEPTLGLTSSVLYKDFSNYKPALAKIYAGLAIGGQGDQNNGDANTDIGGIDGGFSNYLRQMYSMQVLTTDEAVIAWADAGLPEMHSMTWNASNPFVAAIYYRIFNVIAVSNEFIKNTTDEKLSSNGIAGNDLTEAKYMRAEARFLRAQSYYHALDLFGNVPYVTETTDIINTPPPRIVRAELFKYVESELLACANDLKDAKTNEYGRADKAAAWALLARLYLNAQVYTGTARYTDCITYCNKVISAGYALKANYGSLFMADNNVSNPEVILSVNYDGTSTRTYGGSTFMVHAAVGGSMPASQFGINGGWGGLRTTKAFVNLFTPNDQRGNFYTSGQNLEINNVSTFTDGYAFIKYKNIKFSNGAPGSDASGDFVDADIPLYRLADIYLMYGEAVARGGSGGSSASALGYVNALRTRAGANTVGSINTDFFLDERARELSWEATRRTDLIRYGKFTSSSYLWPWKGGVKDGKAVEDYRSLFPIPANDIVANPNLIQNPGY, from the coding sequence ATGAAAAATAAATATTTATATAAAAAGATTATTGTAGGATCTATTACTTTGGGAACACTGTTTTTTGCAGGTTCATGTACACAAGATCTTGAGCAAGAACCAACCCTCGGGCTAACATCTTCTGTGTTATACAAAGATTTTAGTAACTACAAACCAGCTTTGGCCAAAATTTATGCAGGCCTTGCAATCGGGGGACAGGGAGACCAGAATAATGGTGATGCAAATACCGATATTGGAGGTATTGATGGAGGTTTTTCAAACTATCTGCGTCAGATGTACAGTATGCAGGTATTAACGACTGATGAAGCAGTTATTGCATGGGCAGATGCGGGGCTTCCGGAAATGCATAGTATGACCTGGAACGCTTCAAATCCTTTTGTGGCTGCAATTTATTACAGAATATTCAATGTAATTGCTGTGAGTAATGAATTTATTAAGAATACAACAGACGAGAAACTTTCTTCAAATGGTATTGCTGGGAATGATCTTACAGAAGCAAAATATATGCGTGCCGAAGCTCGTTTTTTAAGAGCTCAATCGTATTATCATGCTTTGGATTTATTCGGAAATGTACCTTATGTAACCGAAACAACGGATATCATTAATACTCCACCGCCAAGAATAGTGAGAGCTGAGTTATTCAAATACGTAGAGTCAGAACTTTTGGCATGTGCCAATGATTTAAAAGACGCAAAAACAAATGAATACGGAAGAGCAGATAAAGCAGCAGCGTGGGCATTATTAGCAAGATTGTATCTAAATGCTCAGGTGTATACAGGTACTGCAAGATATACAGACTGTATTACTTATTGCAATAAAGTAATCAGTGCAGGATATGCTTTAAAAGCAAACTATGGATCATTGTTTATGGCTGATAATAATGTTAGCAATCCTGAAGTTATTCTATCTGTAAATTATGATGGTACAAGTACCAGAACGTATGGAGGTTCAACTTTCATGGTGCACGCTGCAGTTGGAGGGTCAATGCCTGCTTCGCAGTTTGGAATCAATGGAGGATGGGGTGGTTTAAGAACAACAAAGGCATTTGTTAATTTGTTCACTCCCAATGACCAAAGAGGAAACTTTTACACCAGCGGACAAAATTTAGAAATAAATAATGTAAGTACTTTTACAGATGGGTATGCATTTATAAAATATAAAAATATCAAATTCTCAAACGGAGCGCCTGGTTCAGATGCTTCCGGTGATTTTGTAGATGCGGATATTCCTTTATACCGTTTAGCAGATATATATTTAATGTATGGTGAAGCGGTTGCAAGAGGAGGTTCTGGAGGAAGTTCTGCCAGCGCCTTGGGCTATGTGAATGCTTTAAGAACAAGAGCAGGAGCAAATACTGTTGGATCTATTAACACGGATTTCTTTTTGGATGAAAGAGCAAGAGAACTTTCTTGGGAAGCAACAAGAAGAACAGACTTAATTCGTTATGGTAAGTTTACATCTTCATCATATTTATGGCCATGGAAAGGTGGTGTAAAAGATGGAAAAGCAGTTGAAGATTACAGAAGTTTATTCCCAATTCCTGCTAATGATATTGTAGCAAATCCTAATTTGATTCAAAATCCTGGATACTAA